Proteins from a genomic interval of Desulfovibrio piger:
- a CDS encoding PD-(D/E)XK nuclease family protein, with protein MSSPFHIFSWQQPFLPALKQATDLWSDGRPGDAVTIVPHNRPWRYLVDIYAAAGTTGLLPKVLSLPDMVRLWRMHASPVPLRTACLLDRVALLRDCVLDLADEDHELEKRFGKLSPDAFLPWGIRLANLLEELLGQNMVTDDLPFIDEVSPPAAALLGALGRIRDAYVAALAQKGWTTPGHDFWLAARHAEDIPDLLRPADGHPVLLAGFSLLTETEDILLRSLWQAGARVCLHTDPALARHDEEERPPVHWACQEHVQWLQRWQATARPWEADAPSPVEDAQKWHYFAGYDLHSQLKALQQDLDAPSEASTAILLTHGDLLLPVLHHLPDKEVNISMGYPLDRSPLFHLLDSLFRLHEGRDKDGLFYWRYLLACLRHPYLGMLQAAAPGEEPGTGQSLRPLLRRLERRIRSGRRLVAHEDLLATLAEGEESMGAPAGEDATDGALPAPGPERALLEELLHLLLEDFGAVSTLSGLAGALLRLSDFLTRHGQAVWERFPLDAEALYRLVRHCVPELQHNALSGEEMDSRLLHGLARQLLQQQRIPFEADPLGGVQVLGMLESRLLQFDRIFIIDATDDVLPGTPGQDPLLPDSLRRILGLPDARRRERAASHTLYRLCACAREVHFYWQESQGRSGLMDSKKARSRFVEQLIWAHEQRTGAILKPGTPPLAVATCAVAPMPPRELSLKRNQALQDAMRAFLAAPISPTALDTYLHCPLSFVWKHLCRFRPVQEVNERDDPAEVGSVLHDVLQQLYRPYRGKLVDAGTFDMAVMRAELQRQMERHDLRTQLPPDSLMMFSMAAPRRLEEYLCNQPEATILELEYPLTQVISCNGREYTFKGRLDRLDRREDGLCIVDYKTGTINSPAGALWDDEALFVHMAQVRDAGIPLEERRRLAAGAFDQLAEKLRMIQLPAYLCMLHAAGFKDLHDAALVELRDKGREYWLFGPRLDLDNGERIRQCFDVLSLLLWHMEHGPDFTGRPGEGCRWCDYQALCHA; from the coding sequence ATGAGCAGCCCCTTCCATATCTTTTCCTGGCAGCAGCCCTTCCTACCTGCCCTGAAACAGGCCACCGACCTCTGGAGCGACGGACGGCCGGGTGATGCCGTCACCATCGTCCCCCACAATCGTCCGTGGCGCTATCTTGTGGACATCTATGCCGCTGCCGGGACCACCGGCCTGCTGCCCAAGGTCCTTTCCCTGCCGGACATGGTGCGCCTGTGGCGCATGCATGCCAGCCCCGTGCCGCTGCGTACGGCCTGCCTGCTGGACAGGGTGGCCCTGTTGCGGGACTGCGTCCTCGATCTGGCCGACGAAGACCACGAGCTGGAAAAACGCTTCGGCAAACTGTCCCCGGACGCCTTCCTGCCCTGGGGCATACGTCTGGCCAATCTGCTGGAAGAACTGCTGGGCCAGAACATGGTCACGGACGACCTGCCCTTCATCGACGAGGTGAGCCCCCCGGCCGCGGCCCTGCTGGGGGCTCTGGGGCGCATCCGCGATGCCTATGTGGCGGCGCTGGCCCAAAAGGGCTGGACCACGCCGGGCCATGACTTCTGGCTGGCCGCCCGCCATGCGGAGGACATCCCCGATCTGCTGCGCCCGGCTGACGGGCATCCCGTGCTGCTGGCCGGTTTTTCCCTGCTCACCGAGACCGAGGACATCCTGCTCCGCAGTCTCTGGCAGGCCGGTGCCCGTGTCTGCCTGCACACGGATCCGGCCCTGGCCCGGCATGATGAGGAAGAGCGGCCGCCTGTGCACTGGGCCTGTCAGGAACACGTCCAGTGGCTGCAGCGCTGGCAGGCCACGGCCCGGCCCTGGGAGGCGGACGCGCCCTCTCCGGTGGAAGACGCGCAAAAATGGCACTATTTCGCGGGTTATGACCTCCACTCCCAACTCAAGGCCCTGCAACAGGATCTGGATGCCCCTTCGGAGGCATCCACGGCCATCCTCCTGACCCACGGCGACCTTCTGCTGCCCGTGCTGCACCATCTGCCGGACAAGGAAGTCAACATCTCCATGGGCTATCCGCTGGATCGTTCGCCCCTCTTCCATCTGCTGGACAGCCTGTTCCGCCTGCATGAAGGACGGGACAAGGACGGGCTTTTCTACTGGCGCTATCTGCTGGCCTGCCTGCGCCACCCCTATCTGGGCATGCTCCAGGCCGCCGCGCCCGGGGAAGAGCCCGGCACGGGGCAGTCCCTGCGCCCCCTGCTCCGCCGTCTGGAGCGCCGCATCCGCAGCGGCAGGCGCCTGGTGGCCCATGAGGATCTGCTGGCCACCCTGGCCGAAGGCGAAGAAAGCATGGGTGCTCCCGCCGGAGAGGACGCCACGGACGGTGCCCTCCCTGCCCCCGGTCCCGAGCGCGCGCTGCTGGAAGAACTGCTGCACCTGCTGCTGGAGGATTTCGGCGCCGTTTCCACGCTGTCCGGCCTGGCCGGCGCCCTGCTGCGCCTGAGCGACTTCCTGACCCGCCACGGACAGGCCGTCTGGGAACGCTTCCCCCTGGATGCCGAGGCCCTGTACCGGCTCGTACGCCACTGCGTGCCGGAACTGCAGCACAATGCCCTGTCCGGCGAGGAGATGGACTCCCGCCTTCTGCACGGTCTGGCTCGCCAGCTGCTGCAACAGCAGCGCATCCCCTTCGAGGCCGATCCGCTGGGTGGTGTGCAGGTGCTGGGCATGCTGGAAAGCCGTCTGCTCCAGTTCGACCGCATCTTCATCATCGATGCCACCGACGACGTCCTGCCCGGTACCCCAGGCCAGGATCCCCTGCTGCCGGACAGCCTGCGCCGCATCCTCGGCCTGCCTGATGCCCGCCGCCGGGAACGGGCGGCCTCCCACACCCTCTACCGCCTGTGTGCCTGCGCCCGCGAGGTGCATTTTTACTGGCAGGAGAGCCAGGGCCGTTCCGGACTCATGGACAGCAAGAAGGCCCGCAGCCGTTTTGTGGAGCAGCTCATCTGGGCGCACGAGCAGCGCACCGGGGCCATCCTCAAGCCGGGCACGCCGCCGCTGGCTGTGGCCACCTGTGCCGTGGCCCCCATGCCGCCCCGCGAGCTGTCCCTGAAGCGCAACCAGGCCTTGCAGGATGCCATGCGAGCCTTTCTGGCCGCGCCCATCTCTCCCACGGCCCTGGATACCTATCTGCATTGCCCGCTGTCCTTCGTCTGGAAACATCTGTGCCGCTTCCGGCCCGTCCAGGAGGTCAACGAAAGAGACGATCCGGCAGAAGTGGGCTCCGTGCTGCACGACGTGCTGCAGCAGCTCTACCGTCCGTATCGCGGCAAGCTGGTGGATGCCGGGACCTTCGACATGGCCGTCATGCGTGCCGAACTGCAGCGCCAGATGGAAAGACACGACCTGCGGACCCAGCTGCCGCCCGACAGCCTGATGATGTTCTCCATGGCGGCCCCGCGCCGTCTGGAGGAATATCTTTGCAATCAGCCGGAAGCCACCATCCTGGAACTGGAATATCCCCTGACCCAGGTCATCAGCTGCAACGGCCGGGAATATACCTTCAAGGGACGCCTGGACAGACTGGACAGGCGTGAGGACGGCCTCTGCATCGTGGATTACAAGACCGGTACCATCAACAGTCCTGCCGGTGCCTTATGGGATGACGAAGCCCTGTTCGTCCACATGGCGCAGGTCCGGGACGCAGGGATCCCTCTTGAGGAACGCCGCCGGCTGGCCGCCGGGGCTTTCGACCAGCTGGCCGAGAAGCTGCGCATGATCCAGCTGCCCGCCTACCTGTGCATGCTGCACGCCGCCGGTTTCAAGGATCTGCACGACGCCGCCCTGGTGGAACTGCGCGACAAGGGGCGGGAATACTGGCTGTTCGGGCCCAGGCTGGATCTGGACAATGGCGAACGCATCCGTCAATGCTTTGACGTCCTCTCCCTGCTGCTCTGGCATATGGAGCACGGCCCTGATTTCACCGGCCGTCCGGGCGAAGGTTGCCGCTGGTGCGACTATCAGGCACTTTGCCATGCCTGA
- a CDS encoding ATP-dependent 6-phosphofructokinase, translating to MTKTGAIDTSIRTLGTPKLTSRLPYRTWVDDVRLPIQVDRELCDEFTEPVCLDFEAAGPRKKLYFDPSRAKCAIVTCGGLCPGLNDVIRAIVMEAHHAYHVPSIMGIRYGLEGFIPACGHQPMELTPERVADIHRFGGTILGSSRGPQSAEEIVDSLERSNVSILFVIGGDGSMKAALSISREVQARNLKIAVIGIPKTIDNDINFIPQSFGFETAVYKATEAIECAHTEARGMPNGIGLVKLMGRESGFIAAQATLAMKEVNFVLVPEAPFTLEGEGGLLPALEERLKSRHHAVIVAAEGAGQHLLDRSGVTDASGNLLLGDVADLLRSEIKRYMDARGIPHALKYIDPSYIIRSVPATANDKVYCGFLGQYAVHAAMAGRTDMVVGKIQDRYVHLPLELVTRRRRKLNIYSDLWRAALESTGQGMLAGMLPQQETHG from the coding sequence ATGACCAAAACCGGCGCCATCGATACCAGCATCCGTACTCTCGGCACCCCCAAACTCACGTCCAGGCTGCCCTACCGTACCTGGGTGGATGACGTGCGCCTGCCCATACAGGTGGACAGGGAACTCTGCGACGAGTTCACCGAACCCGTATGTCTGGATTTCGAGGCTGCCGGCCCCCGGAAAAAACTTTACTTCGATCCCAGCCGGGCAAAATGCGCCATCGTGACCTGCGGTGGCCTTTGCCCGGGGCTCAATGACGTCATCCGCGCCATCGTCATGGAGGCGCACCACGCCTACCATGTGCCCTCCATCATGGGCATCCGCTACGGGCTGGAAGGCTTCATCCCGGCCTGCGGGCATCAGCCCATGGAACTGACGCCCGAACGCGTGGCCGACATCCACCGCTTCGGCGGCACCATCCTGGGCTCGTCGCGCGGTCCCCAGTCCGCGGAAGAGATCGTGGACAGCCTGGAACGCTCCAACGTCAGCATCCTGTTCGTCATCGGTGGTGACGGCAGCATGAAGGCCGCCCTGAGCATCAGCCGCGAAGTGCAGGCGCGCAACCTCAAGATCGCCGTCATCGGCATCCCCAAGACCATCGACAACGACATCAACTTCATCCCCCAGTCCTTCGGCTTCGAGACCGCCGTCTACAAGGCCACCGAGGCCATCGAATGCGCCCACACCGAGGCCCGGGGCATGCCCAACGGCATCGGCCTGGTCAAGCTCATGGGCCGGGAATCGGGCTTCATCGCCGCCCAGGCCACGCTGGCCATGAAGGAAGTGAACTTTGTCCTGGTGCCGGAAGCGCCCTTCACCCTCGAAGGGGAAGGCGGCCTGCTGCCCGCGCTGGAAGAACGCCTGAAAAGCCGCCATCACGCCGTCATCGTGGCGGCCGAGGGCGCCGGCCAGCATCTGCTGGACCGTTCCGGCGTCACCGACGCCTCGGGCAACCTGCTGCTGGGCGACGTGGCCGACCTGCTGCGCTCCGAGATCAAGCGTTATATGGACGCCCGCGGCATCCCCCACGCGCTCAAGTACATCGACCCCAGCTACATCATCCGCTCCGTGCCGGCCACGGCCAACGACAAGGTCTACTGCGGCTTCCTGGGCCAGTACGCCGTCCATGCGGCCATGGCCGGGCGCACCGACATGGTGGTGGGCAAGATCCAGGACCGCTACGTGCATCTGCCGCTGGAGCTGGTGACGCGCCGCCGCCGCAAGCTCAACATCTATTCCGATCTCTGGCGCGCCGCCCTGGAATCCACGGGGCAGGGCATGCTGGCCGGTATGCTGCCGCAGCAGGAGACGCATGGCTAG
- a CDS encoding NAD(P)H-dependent flavin oxidoreductase: MAFPSLSIGDLTAKMPIVQGGMGVGISLSGLASAVANQGGIGVIAGAMIGMKEPDVAKNPIEANLRALRQELTKAREKTQGIIGVNIMVALTTFSQMVRTAIENRADIIFSGAGLPLEMPKHLLQACEEKKEEFKTKLVPIVSSARAATLIARKWLSRFDYLPDAFVVEGPKAGGHLGFKREEINDPNFALEVLVPQVVEAAKRLEDQKGRAVPVIAAGGIYTGEDIKKFLDLGASGVQMGTRFVATKECDADDRFKQSYIAAREEDITIIKSPVGMPGRALQNDFIEAARQGNKKPFKCVFHCVHTCDQEKTPYCIAQALISAMKGNLERGFAFCGANVARVNSIVSVKELMESLQQEFDQTISKGKQTLQGLLK; encoded by the coding sequence ATGGCTTTTCCTTCTTTGTCCATTGGAGACCTGACCGCTAAAATGCCCATCGTCCAAGGCGGCATGGGTGTTGGCATTTCCCTTTCCGGCCTCGCCTCTGCTGTTGCCAATCAGGGCGGCATCGGCGTCATCGCCGGAGCCATGATCGGGATGAAAGAGCCCGACGTGGCCAAGAACCCCATCGAAGCCAACCTGCGCGCCCTGCGCCAGGAGCTGACCAAGGCCCGGGAAAAGACCCAGGGCATCATCGGCGTCAACATCATGGTGGCGCTGACCACGTTCAGCCAGATGGTGCGCACGGCCATCGAAAACCGTGCCGACATCATCTTTTCCGGTGCCGGTCTGCCCCTGGAGATGCCCAAGCATCTCCTGCAGGCCTGCGAAGAAAAAAAGGAAGAGTTCAAGACCAAGCTGGTCCCCATCGTCTCTTCCGCCCGCGCGGCGACCCTGATCGCCCGCAAGTGGCTCTCCCGCTTCGACTACCTGCCCGACGCCTTCGTGGTGGAAGGCCCCAAGGCCGGCGGCCACCTCGGCTTCAAGCGTGAAGAGATCAACGACCCGAACTTCGCCCTGGAAGTCCTGGTCCCCCAGGTGGTCGAAGCCGCCAAGCGCCTTGAAGACCAGAAAGGCCGCGCCGTGCCCGTCATCGCCGCCGGCGGCATCTACACCGGCGAAGACATCAAAAAATTCCTCGACCTCGGCGCTTCCGGCGTCCAGATGGGGACCCGCTTCGTGGCCACCAAGGAATGTGATGCCGATGACCGCTTCAAGCAGAGCTACATTGCTGCCCGCGAGGAAGACATCACCATCATCAAGAGCCCGGTGGGCATGCCCGGCCGCGCCCTGCAGAACGACTTCATCGAGGCCGCCCGCCAGGGCAACAAAAAACCCTTCAAGTGCGTCTTCCACTGCGTGCATACCTGCGACCAGGAAAAGACGCCCTACTGCATCGCCCAGGCCCTCATCAGCGCCATGAAGGGCAACCTGGAACGCGGCTTCGCCTTCTGCGGCGCCAACGTGGCCCGTGTCAACAGCATCGTTTCCGTCAAGGAACTGATGGAATCCCTGCAGCAGGAATTCGACCAGACCATCAGCAAGGGCAAGCAGACCCTGCAGGGCCTGCTGAAGTAA
- a CDS encoding UvrD-helicase domain-containing protein, giving the protein MASLYQVKASAGSGKTYDLTRRFLCLLAACGAPAPAAAASCGLGTGPSGWDEILAITFTNAAAGEMRDRVIGRLKAIALGTPEKGIPLTPDMAARWLDVILRDLASLNIRTIDSLLHAIVRSAALQLDLPPDFQPAFVSMDAVTPYLDTLLNQASQGNEKMEKLLRDLYWAIVHVQQSKGFNAGEKLGDIIRPLLDGILRDEFTDIASPEELESRHQQLWNRTRGLIRAVLDAEEQAKTKLHATSRKALVRLQERDEGAFKLKSIAEPEVDKFLTAKTKRTEELLSVLEALTSWLPDFSRRHALLRSARNFAPAVQLATLLVHAMRANQQQEGTLPAVLVPEMAALVLSGSFGVSEALCRLGSRLQYFLLDEFQDTSREQWQALSPLVEEALSRGGSLTWVGDVKQAIYGWRGGDAALFDGIEAPLRLLAPDVRHETLTANWRSCRQVIAHNNALFSPLEDAAVARQALAALMPQDTPDDLLDSYAERVAAGYAGTAQDFSPSSPPGGLVRVEAIDGDSSEELNTAVLARLRHVLRQELAPRRRWQEIMVLVRSNAQAALVAEDLAAADIPIVTENSLLLSTHPLVIQSVALLQFLCNAEDELALWTVVTGSLVQQGPLPVPDLQALHDSCVDRGSIPLVQHLQRNFPGFWASVLAPFHNQAGLMTPYDTVMEWYDRLQVFERYPDADVFLRCFLEVLKNAEDQGLATLPDFLAHWQEKGEEEKVPMPEGIDAVRIMTVHKSKGLEAPVVLLPWTDATLKASDPVLMEEDGLRMVCKNGPHCGRVYYEALLRQAMELLNQFYVAFTRAREELLVFRTSAATVRKGCGSHALDVLWQQAGLDVPYLLEGGDDVLHPVQPAVAEEGEDDTAPAAETAGADSTPDQLSGGQTAVPHDPEEDWRPMQWLPRLKIYRNQLERMHFSARDRGTLLHACLEQLPLGGLSEDNIRAAVREVLATIPLADGQDAPDRESVAADMESCLLWLLRLPQFGLWQRRGVPEQSMLAADGSRRDLLRADLIVPLSWGTLVVDYKSGRVMDEHVRQVQRYLRCLEQSGTTVARGLLIYLDRQSFRLVEPDSASELFTDLGAYPRYFCEDEA; this is encoded by the coding sequence ATGGCTAGTCTGTATCAAGTCAAGGCATCCGCCGGGTCAGGCAAGACCTATGACCTGACCCGGCGTTTTTTGTGTCTGCTGGCGGCCTGCGGGGCCCCGGCACCGGCCGCTGCCGCCTCCTGCGGGCTGGGCACCGGCCCCTCGGGCTGGGACGAGATCCTGGCCATCACCTTCACCAATGCCGCCGCCGGCGAGATGCGCGACCGCGTCATCGGCCGCCTCAAGGCCATCGCCCTGGGCACGCCGGAAAAAGGCATCCCCCTGACGCCCGACATGGCCGCCCGCTGGCTGGACGTCATCCTGCGAGATCTGGCCAGCCTCAACATCCGCACCATCGACAGCCTGCTCCACGCCATCGTGCGTTCGGCCGCCCTGCAGCTGGATCTGCCCCCGGATTTCCAGCCCGCCTTCGTGAGCATGGATGCCGTGACGCCCTATCTCGATACCCTGCTCAACCAGGCCTCCCAGGGCAACGAGAAGATGGAAAAACTGCTGCGCGACCTTTACTGGGCCATCGTCCATGTGCAGCAGAGCAAGGGCTTCAATGCGGGGGAAAAGCTGGGCGACATCATCCGCCCCCTGCTGGATGGCATCCTGCGCGACGAATTCACGGATATCGCCAGCCCGGAAGAGCTGGAAAGCCGCCACCAGCAGCTCTGGAACAGGACGCGCGGCCTGATCCGGGCTGTCCTCGACGCGGAGGAGCAGGCCAAGACCAAGCTCCATGCCACGAGCCGCAAGGCCCTGGTGCGCCTTCAGGAGCGGGACGAAGGGGCCTTCAAGCTCAAGTCCATCGCCGAGCCCGAGGTCGACAAATTCCTCACGGCCAAAACGAAGCGTACGGAAGAACTGCTGTCGGTACTGGAGGCACTGACGTCCTGGCTGCCGGATTTCAGCCGCCGTCATGCCCTGCTGCGTTCGGCCCGCAATTTTGCCCCGGCCGTCCAGCTGGCCACGTTGCTGGTCCACGCCATGCGGGCCAACCAGCAGCAGGAAGGCACCCTGCCCGCCGTCCTGGTGCCGGAGATGGCCGCCTTGGTGCTCAGCGGCAGCTTTGGCGTCTCCGAGGCCCTGTGCCGTCTGGGCAGCCGCCTGCAGTATTTCCTGCTGGACGAATTCCAGGACACCAGCCGCGAACAGTGGCAGGCCCTGAGCCCGCTGGTGGAAGAGGCCCTTTCCCGGGGCGGTTCCCTGACCTGGGTGGGCGACGTCAAGCAGGCCATCTACGGCTGGCGTGGCGGGGATGCCGCCCTTTTTGACGGCATCGAAGCTCCCTTGCGCCTTCTGGCCCCGGATGTGCGCCACGAGACGCTCACGGCCAACTGGCGCAGCTGCCGTCAGGTCATCGCGCACAACAATGCCCTGTTCTCGCCTCTGGAGGATGCCGCCGTAGCCCGGCAGGCCCTTGCCGCCCTGATGCCGCAGGACACGCCGGACGATCTGCTGGACAGCTATGCCGAACGTGTGGCCGCGGGCTATGCCGGGACGGCCCAGGATTTTTCGCCCAGCTCGCCTCCCGGCGGCCTTGTGCGCGTGGAAGCCATCGACGGTGACAGCAGCGAAGAACTCAACACCGCCGTATTGGCGCGCCTGCGCCATGTGCTCCGGCAGGAACTGGCCCCGCGCCGTCGCTGGCAGGAGATCATGGTGCTGGTGCGCAGCAATGCCCAGGCCGCACTGGTGGCCGAGGATCTGGCAGCGGCCGACATCCCCATCGTCACGGAGAACAGCCTGCTGCTGTCCACCCATCCTCTGGTGATCCAGAGCGTGGCCCTGCTGCAGTTCCTGTGCAACGCGGAAGACGAGCTGGCCCTCTGGACCGTGGTCACGGGCAGTCTGGTGCAGCAGGGCCCCCTGCCTGTCCCCGACCTTCAGGCTTTGCACGACAGTTGCGTGGACAGGGGCAGCATCCCCCTGGTGCAGCATCTGCAACGGAACTTCCCCGGCTTCTGGGCCTCCGTCCTGGCGCCTTTCCACAATCAGGCCGGGCTCATGACGCCCTACGACACGGTCATGGAATGGTATGACCGCCTGCAGGTCTTCGAACGCTATCCCGATGCCGATGTTTTCCTGCGCTGCTTCCTTGAAGTGCTCAAGAATGCCGAGGATCAGGGCCTGGCCACCCTGCCCGACTTTCTGGCCCACTGGCAGGAAAAGGGCGAGGAGGAAAAAGTCCCCATGCCTGAGGGCATCGACGCCGTTCGCATCATGACCGTCCACAAATCCAAGGGCCTCGAGGCTCCTGTGGTCCTCCTGCCCTGGACCGATGCCACCCTGAAGGCGAGCGACCCGGTGCTCATGGAGGAAGACGGCCTGCGCATGGTCTGCAAGAACGGCCCGCATTGCGGCAGGGTCTACTACGAAGCCCTGTTGCGGCAGGCCATGGAACTGCTCAACCAGTTCTATGTGGCCTTTACCCGGGCACGGGAAGAGCTCCTCGTCTTCCGTACCAGCGCCGCCACCGTGCGCAAGGGCTGCGGCAGCCACGCCCTGGATGTCCTCTGGCAGCAGGCCGGACTCGATGTCCCCTACCTGCTGGAAGGCGGAGACGACGTGCTGCATCCGGTCCAGCCTGCTGTGGCGGAGGAAGGAGAAGACGATACGGCCCCGGCAGCAGAAACCGCAGGAGCCGATAGCACTCCCGACCAGCTCTCCGGCGGACAGACGGCAGTGCCGCATGACCCGGAAGAAGACTGGCGTCCCATGCAATGGTTGCCCCGGCTCAAGATCTACCGCAACCAGCTGGAACGGATGCACTTTTCCGCACGGGATCGCGGCACCCTGCTCCATGCCTGTCTGGAGCAGCTGCCTCTGGGCGGCCTCAGCGAGGACAACATCAGAGCTGCCGTGCGGGAAGTGCTCGCCACCATCCCCCTTGCCGACGGACAGGACGCCCCCGACAGGGAAAGCGTTGCCGCCGACATGGAATCCTGCCTGCTCTGGTTGTTGCGTCTGCCCCAGTTCGGCCTCTGGCAGCGGCGCGGTGTGCCGGAGCAATCCATGCTGGCCGCCGACGGTTCCCGCCGGGACCTTTTGCGTGCCGACCTCATCGTCCCCCTGTCCTGGGGGACCCTGGTGGTGGACTACAAGAGCGGCAGGGTCATGGACGAGCATGTCCGGCAAGTGCAGCGCTATCTGCGCTGTCTGGAACAGAGCGGCACCACCGTGGCCCGCGGCCTGCTCATCTATCTGGACAGGCAGTCTTTCCGCCTGGTGGAACCCGACAGCGCTTCGGAACTGTTTACGGATCTTGGGGCCTATCCCCGCTACTTCTGTGAGGACGAGGCATGA